From Panicum hallii strain FIL2 chromosome 2, PHallii_v3.1, whole genome shotgun sequence, a single genomic window includes:
- the LOC112882966 gene encoding putative disease resistance RPP13-like protein 1, with protein sequence MLQQLEMLRDAMHQACYMHDTFRYQSHGEEDAKDQVVSHSFSLSKVNSLKGIGSSNRKTRILEQLQDTLDNLNCMILDMKELVVFMTSYPRFYRQPYSMHLLLGNCMFGRQMEAELVLNFLLHAQPNGAEELEVLPLIGPGRVGKSTLVAHVCNDERVRGHFSEIMFLSDHDLKDEKLTFPVERCVKKYQNSLLNKDGRMLVVVEAAGDINTDEWKRFYAASKRCMRSGSKLIITSRSDKITKLGTARAVTLKYLSDEAYWYFFKTLTFGSTDPMMHPKMAYLAMETARMLNRCFLGAPGTIFMLRDNFDIRYWCKVVTLFRQNIKFHVSKFGEHPTDALNQNKPAHLRRMISNSEQIMVYHQYECSSQKEVPKVELRSVIYGSVKPSGRFEALAWRSHIPPYYNYIYTCEVRDLKSTSSKRKRT encoded by the coding sequence ATGCTCCAGCAGCTGGAGATGCTGAGGGATGCCATGCACCAAGCCTGTTACATGCATGACACCTTCAGGTACCAATCTCACGGTGAGGAGGATGCCAAAGATCAGGTTGTGAGTCATTCTTTCTCTCTGTCCAAAGTAAATTCTCTGAAAGGAATAGGTTCTTCCAATAGAAAGACACGGATTTTGGAACAATTGCAAGACACCCTTGACAATTTGAACTGTATGATCCTTGATATGAAAGAGCTGGTTGTGTTCATGACGAGCTACCCTCGCTTCTACCGCCAGCCATATAGCATGCATCTACTGCTGGGCAACTGCATGTTTGGCCGCCAGATGGAAGCAGAGCTTGTCCTCAATTTCCTGTTGCACGCACAGCCTAATGGTGCTGAAGAACTGGAGGTCCTCCCACTTATTGGTCCAGGCAGAGTTGGCAAGAGCACCCTTGTCGCACATGTTTGCAATGACGAAAGAGTCCGTGGTCATTTTTCTGAAATCATGTTCTTGAGCGACCATGATTTGAAAGATGAAAAGTTGACCTTTCCAGTGGAAAGATGTGTGAAGAAATATCAAAATTCCTTGTTGAACAAAGATGGGAGAATGCtagttgttgttgaggcggctgGAGACATCAACACAGATGAGTGGAAGAGGTTTTATGCTGCTTCAAAACGGTGTATGAGAAGTGGTAGTAAACTCATAATCACAAGCCGGTCTGACAAGATCACAAAGCTTGGGACGGCGAGGGCAGTAACACTGAAATATCTGTCCGACGAAGCATACTGGTACTTCTTCAAGACACTTACATTTGGAAGCACAGATCCCATGATGCACCCGAAGATGGCTTACCTGGCCATGGAGACGGCCAGGATGCTGAATCGATGTTTCTTAGGTGCACCCGGTACTATCTTCATGCTGAGGGACAACTTTGACATCCGCTATTGGTGCAAGGTTGTGACCCTTTTTAGACAGAACATCAAGTTCCATGTCTCCAAATTCGGTGAGCATCCAACTGATGCTCTGAACCAAAATAAACCTGCACATCTTCGGAGAATGATTAGCAATTCTGAACAGATCATGGTTTATCATCAGTACGAGTGCTCTTCACAAAAGGAGGTTCCGAAGGTAGAATTGCGAAGTGTGATATATGGAAGTGTTAAGCCCTCTGGGAGATTTGAAGCCCTAGCGTGGAGATCTCATATACCGCCCTACTATAACTATATTTATACTTGTGAGGTTCGAGATCTAAAAAGTACATCCTCTAAGAGGAAGCGTACTTAA
- the LOC112882963 gene encoding putative disease resistance RPP13-like protein 1 isoform X2 — MLLSKAAFIFLSNISWVIFLRKNCKPKALDVEDNLQRSLLRAQVIIDEATGRHITNQAMLQQLEMLRDAMHQACYMHDTFRYQSHGEEDAKDQVVSHSFSLSKVNSLKGIGSSNRKTRILEQLQDTLDNLNCMTLDMKELVVFMTSYPRFYRQPYSMHLLLGNCMFGRQMEAELVLNFLLHAQPNGAEELEVLPLIGPGRVGKSTLVAHVCNDERVRGHFSEIMFLSDHDLKDEKLTFPVERCVKKYQNSLLNKDGRMLVVVEAAGDINTDEWKRFYAASKRCMRSGSKLIITSRSDKITKLGTARAVTLKYLSDEAYWYFFKTLAFGSTDPMMHPRMAYLAMEMARMLNRCLLGAPSTICVLRDNFDIRYWCKVVTLIRQNIKLHVSKFGEHPTDALNQNKPAHLRRMISNSEQIMVYHQYECSSQKEVPKVELRSVIFGSVKPTGRFEALAWRSHIPPYYNYIYTCEVRDLKSTSSKRKRT, encoded by the exons ATGCTATTATCCAAAGCTGCTTTTATATTTCTCTCTAACATCAGCTGGGTTATCTTCCTGAG GAAAAATTGCAAGCCAAAGGCACTGGATGTGGAGGACAACCTGCAAAGGTCTCTCCTTCGGGCACAGGTAATCATCGACGAGGCCACAGGACGCCACATCACGAACCAAGCTATGCTCCAGCAGCTGGAGATGCTGAGGGATGCCATGCACCAAGCCTGTTACATGCATGACACCTTCAGGTACCAATCTCACGGTGAGGAGGATGCCAAAGATCAGGTTGTGAGTCATTCTTTCTCTCTGTCCAAAGTAAATTCTCTGAAAGGAATAGGTTCTTCCAATAGAAAGACACGGATTTTGGAACAATTGCAAGACACCCTTGACAATTTGAACTGTATGACCCTTGATATGAAAGAGCTGGTTGTGTTCATGACGAGCTACCCTCGCTTCTACCGCCAGCCATATAGCATGCATCTACTGCTGGGCAACTGCATGTTTGGCCGCCAGATGGAAGCAGAGCTTGTCCTCAATTTCCTGTTGCACGCACAGCCTAATGGTGCTGAAGAACTGGAGGTCCTCCCACTTATTGGTCCAGGCAGAGTTGGCAAGAGCACCCTTGTCGCACATGTTTGCAATGACGAAAGAGTCCGTGGTCATTTTTCTGAAATCATGTTCTTGAGCGACCATGATTTGAAAGATGAAAAGTTGACCTTTCCAGTGGAAAGATGTGTGAAGAAATATCAAAATTCCTTGTTGAACAAAGATGGGAGAATGCtagttgttgttgaggcggctgGAGACATCAACACAGATGAGTGGAAGAGGTTTTATGCTGCTTCAAAACGGTGTATGAGAAGTGGTAGTAAACTCATAATCACAAGCCGGTCTGACAAGATCACAAAGCTTGGGACGGCGAGGGCAGTAACACTGAAATATCTGTCCGACGAAGCATACTGGTACTTCTTCAAGACACTTGCATTTGGAAGCACAGATCCCATGATGCACCCGAGGATGGCTTACCTGGCCATGGAGATGGCCAGGATGCTGAATCGATGTCTCTTAGGTGCACCCAGTACTATCTGCGTGCTGAGGGACAACTTTGACATCCGCTATTGGTGCAAGGTTGTGACCCTTATTAGACAGAACATCAAGTTGCATGTCTCCAAATTCGGTGAGCATCCAACTGATGCTCTGAACCAAAATAAACCTGCACATCTTCGGAGAATGATTAGCAATTCTGAACAGATCATGGTTTATCATCAGTACGAGTGCTCTTCACAAAAGGAGGTTCCGAAGGTAGAATTGCGAAGTGTGATATTTGGAAGTGTTAAGCCCACTGGGAGATTTGAAGCCCTAGCGTGGAGATCTCATATACCGCCCTACTATAACTATATTTATACTTGTGAGGTTCGAGATCTAAAAAGTACATCCTCTAAGAGGAAGCGTACTTAG
- the LOC112882963 gene encoding putative disease resistance RPP13-like protein 1 isoform X1: MDTILSAVLGELASRSINFFIRKNCKPKALDVEDNLQRSLLRAQVIIDEATGRHITNQAMLQQLEMLRDAMHQACYMHDTFRYQSHGEEDAKDQVVSHSFSLSKVNSLKGIGSSNRKTRILEQLQDTLDNLNCMTLDMKELVVFMTSYPRFYRQPYSMHLLLGNCMFGRQMEAELVLNFLLHAQPNGAEELEVLPLIGPGRVGKSTLVAHVCNDERVRGHFSEIMFLSDHDLKDEKLTFPVERCVKKYQNSLLNKDGRMLVVVEAAGDINTDEWKRFYAASKRCMRSGSKLIITSRSDKITKLGTARAVTLKYLSDEAYWYFFKTLAFGSTDPMMHPRMAYLAMEMARMLNRCLLGAPSTICVLRDNFDIRYWCKVVTLIRQNIKLHVSKFGEHPTDALNQNKPAHLRRMISNSEQIMVYHQYECSSQKEVPKVELRSVIFGSVKPTGRFEALAWRSHIPPYYNYIYTCEVRDLKSTSSKRKRT, encoded by the coding sequence ATGGATACTATACTTTCCGCAGTCCTGGGTGAACTAGCCTCTAGATCCATAAATTTCTTCATCAGGAAAAATTGCAAGCCAAAGGCACTGGATGTGGAGGACAACCTGCAAAGGTCTCTCCTTCGGGCACAGGTAATCATCGACGAGGCCACAGGACGCCACATCACGAACCAAGCTATGCTCCAGCAGCTGGAGATGCTGAGGGATGCCATGCACCAAGCCTGTTACATGCATGACACCTTCAGGTACCAATCTCACGGTGAGGAGGATGCCAAAGATCAGGTTGTGAGTCATTCTTTCTCTCTGTCCAAAGTAAATTCTCTGAAAGGAATAGGTTCTTCCAATAGAAAGACACGGATTTTGGAACAATTGCAAGACACCCTTGACAATTTGAACTGTATGACCCTTGATATGAAAGAGCTGGTTGTGTTCATGACGAGCTACCCTCGCTTCTACCGCCAGCCATATAGCATGCATCTACTGCTGGGCAACTGCATGTTTGGCCGCCAGATGGAAGCAGAGCTTGTCCTCAATTTCCTGTTGCACGCACAGCCTAATGGTGCTGAAGAACTGGAGGTCCTCCCACTTATTGGTCCAGGCAGAGTTGGCAAGAGCACCCTTGTCGCACATGTTTGCAATGACGAAAGAGTCCGTGGTCATTTTTCTGAAATCATGTTCTTGAGCGACCATGATTTGAAAGATGAAAAGTTGACCTTTCCAGTGGAAAGATGTGTGAAGAAATATCAAAATTCCTTGTTGAACAAAGATGGGAGAATGCtagttgttgttgaggcggctgGAGACATCAACACAGATGAGTGGAAGAGGTTTTATGCTGCTTCAAAACGGTGTATGAGAAGTGGTAGTAAACTCATAATCACAAGCCGGTCTGACAAGATCACAAAGCTTGGGACGGCGAGGGCAGTAACACTGAAATATCTGTCCGACGAAGCATACTGGTACTTCTTCAAGACACTTGCATTTGGAAGCACAGATCCCATGATGCACCCGAGGATGGCTTACCTGGCCATGGAGATGGCCAGGATGCTGAATCGATGTCTCTTAGGTGCACCCAGTACTATCTGCGTGCTGAGGGACAACTTTGACATCCGCTATTGGTGCAAGGTTGTGACCCTTATTAGACAGAACATCAAGTTGCATGTCTCCAAATTCGGTGAGCATCCAACTGATGCTCTGAACCAAAATAAACCTGCACATCTTCGGAGAATGATTAGCAATTCTGAACAGATCATGGTTTATCATCAGTACGAGTGCTCTTCACAAAAGGAGGTTCCGAAGGTAGAATTGCGAAGTGTGATATTTGGAAGTGTTAAGCCCACTGGGAGATTTGAAGCCCTAGCGTGGAGATCTCATATACCGCCCTACTATAACTATATTTATACTTGTGAGGTTCGAGATCTAAAAAGTACATCCTCTAAGAGGAAGCGTACTTAG
- the LOC112882963 gene encoding putative disease resistance RPP13-like protein 1 isoform X3 — MLQQLEMLRDAMHQACYMHDTFRYQSHGEEDAKDQVVSHSFSLSKVNSLKGIGSSNRKTRILEQLQDTLDNLNCMTLDMKELVVFMTSYPRFYRQPYSMHLLLGNCMFGRQMEAELVLNFLLHAQPNGAEELEVLPLIGPGRVGKSTLVAHVCNDERVRGHFSEIMFLSDHDLKDEKLTFPVERCVKKYQNSLLNKDGRMLVVVEAAGDINTDEWKRFYAASKRCMRSGSKLIITSRSDKITKLGTARAVTLKYLSDEAYWYFFKTLAFGSTDPMMHPRMAYLAMEMARMLNRCLLGAPSTICVLRDNFDIRYWCKVVTLIRQNIKLHVSKFGEHPTDALNQNKPAHLRRMISNSEQIMVYHQYECSSQKEVPKVELRSVIFGSVKPTGRFEALAWRSHIPPYYNYIYTCEVRDLKSTSSKRKRT; from the coding sequence ATGCTCCAGCAGCTGGAGATGCTGAGGGATGCCATGCACCAAGCCTGTTACATGCATGACACCTTCAGGTACCAATCTCACGGTGAGGAGGATGCCAAAGATCAGGTTGTGAGTCATTCTTTCTCTCTGTCCAAAGTAAATTCTCTGAAAGGAATAGGTTCTTCCAATAGAAAGACACGGATTTTGGAACAATTGCAAGACACCCTTGACAATTTGAACTGTATGACCCTTGATATGAAAGAGCTGGTTGTGTTCATGACGAGCTACCCTCGCTTCTACCGCCAGCCATATAGCATGCATCTACTGCTGGGCAACTGCATGTTTGGCCGCCAGATGGAAGCAGAGCTTGTCCTCAATTTCCTGTTGCACGCACAGCCTAATGGTGCTGAAGAACTGGAGGTCCTCCCACTTATTGGTCCAGGCAGAGTTGGCAAGAGCACCCTTGTCGCACATGTTTGCAATGACGAAAGAGTCCGTGGTCATTTTTCTGAAATCATGTTCTTGAGCGACCATGATTTGAAAGATGAAAAGTTGACCTTTCCAGTGGAAAGATGTGTGAAGAAATATCAAAATTCCTTGTTGAACAAAGATGGGAGAATGCtagttgttgttgaggcggctgGAGACATCAACACAGATGAGTGGAAGAGGTTTTATGCTGCTTCAAAACGGTGTATGAGAAGTGGTAGTAAACTCATAATCACAAGCCGGTCTGACAAGATCACAAAGCTTGGGACGGCGAGGGCAGTAACACTGAAATATCTGTCCGACGAAGCATACTGGTACTTCTTCAAGACACTTGCATTTGGAAGCACAGATCCCATGATGCACCCGAGGATGGCTTACCTGGCCATGGAGATGGCCAGGATGCTGAATCGATGTCTCTTAGGTGCACCCAGTACTATCTGCGTGCTGAGGGACAACTTTGACATCCGCTATTGGTGCAAGGTTGTGACCCTTATTAGACAGAACATCAAGTTGCATGTCTCCAAATTCGGTGAGCATCCAACTGATGCTCTGAACCAAAATAAACCTGCACATCTTCGGAGAATGATTAGCAATTCTGAACAGATCATGGTTTATCATCAGTACGAGTGCTCTTCACAAAAGGAGGTTCCGAAGGTAGAATTGCGAAGTGTGATATTTGGAAGTGTTAAGCCCACTGGGAGATTTGAAGCCCTAGCGTGGAGATCTCATATACCGCCCTACTATAACTATATTTATACTTGTGAGGTTCGAGATCTAAAAAGTACATCCTCTAAGAGGAAGCGTACTTAG
- the LOC112879759 gene encoding putative disease resistance protein RGA3, with translation MEIFVSAVLGELASRSINFFISKSSKPTVLGVADRLQRALLRAQVIVDEAMEREITNQAVLQHLDMLRDAMHRGYYILDTFRYQSHSEEEAKGQVMSNSLSLLKVNPLRGFCLSNRNTLILEQLQKSLDDLSSMILDVKELVVFLASYPRLYRQPYSMHLLLGNCMFGRQMESELVINFLLHTQPHGSEELEVLPIVGPGKVGKSTLVAHVCKNESIRDYFSEILFLRDHDFIDDDLSTFRRFEMIDQNRVSNSNKDRGWLVVVDLVGDLNEDAWKMLYFSCKQRLPSSSKIIITSRSDKITKLGTTQALNLEYLSHEAFWYFFKTVTFGSIDPDMHPKFTHVAMEIAKKLGRALIGANVLACLLRDNFDIHFWCKVLAFMRGLIQRHVSEFGVEPFFLINQNKPVHLGRLATPHEDFVYYYDYESSSREEVPKIRFQDVMYGSVKALGKFEVLGWISPIPPYYSYVVTCEVRELKSRAGAKRKRSVEN, from the coding sequence ATGGAGATTTTTGTTTCTGCTGTCCTGGGCGAGCTGGCTTCTAGATCCATAAATTTCTTCATCAGCAAAAGCTCCAAGCCAACGGTGCTGGGTGTGGCGGATAGACTGCAAAGGGCTCTTCTCCGAGCTCAGGTCATCGTTGATGAGGCCATGGAACGAGAGATCACAAACCAAGCTGTGCTCCAGCATCTGGACATGCTCAGAGACGCCATGCACCGAGGCTATTACATCCTCGACACCTTCAGATACCAATCTCACAGTGAAGAGGAAGCCAAAGGTCAGGTCATGAGCAACTCTTTGTCTCTGTTGAAAGTAAATCCTCTACGAGGCTTTTGTTTGTCCAATAGAAACACACTGATTTTGGAACAACTGCAAAAGTCGCTTGATGATTTAAGCTCTATGATCCTTGATGTCAAAGAGCTGGTCGTGTTCTTGGCAAGCTATCCTCGCCTGTACCGCCAACCTTATAGCATGCATCTCCTGCTGGGAAACTGCATGTTTGGCCGCCAGATGGAATCTGAACTTGTTATCAACTTCCTATTGCACACACAACCTCATGGTTCTGAAGAATTGGAGGTACTGCCAATTGTTGGCCCTGGCAAAGTTGGCAAGAGCACCCTTGTTGCTCATGTTTGCAAGAATGAAAGCATCCGTGATTATTTCTCAGAAATCTTGTTCCTGCGCGACCATGATTTTATAGATGACGACCTCTCAACATTCAGACGATTTGAAATGATAGATCAAAATCGCGTATCGAACTCGAACAAAGACAGGGGATGGCTAGTTGTTGTTGACTTAGTTGGTGATCTTAATGAAGATGCATGGAAGATGTTATATTTTTCTTGTAAACAGCGCTTGCCAAGCAGCAGTAAAATCATAATCACAAGCCGCTCTGACAAGATCACTAAGCTTGGAACCACACAGGCTCTAAATCTGGAGTATTTGTCCCATGAAGCGTTCTGGTATTTCTTCAAGACAGTTACATTTGGAAGCATAGATCCTGATATGCACCCAAAGTTCACACACGTGGCTATGGAGATAGCCAAGAAGTTGGGCAGAGCCCTCATTGGTGCAAACGTCTTGGCTTGTTTGCTGAGGGACAATTTTGACAtccacttttggtgcaaggttCTAGCCTTCATGAGAGGGCTCATCCAGAGGCATGTCTCTGAATTTGGTGTTGAACCATTTTTTCTTATAAACCAGAATAAACCTGTACATCTTGGGAGATTGGCTACACCTCATGAAGATTTTGTGTATTACTACGATTATGAAAGCTCTTCACGAGAGGAAGTTCCGAAGATAAGATTCCAAGATGTGATGTATGGAAGTGTTAAGGCTCTTGGGAAATTCGAGGTCCTAGGATGGATTTCTCCAATACCGCCCTACTATAGCTATGTTGTTACTTGTGAGGTTCGAGAGCTAAAAAGTAGAGCTGGTGCCAAGAGGAAACGTTCTGTAGAAAATTGA